One segment of Eulemur rufifrons isolate Redbay chromosome 4, OSU_ERuf_1, whole genome shotgun sequence DNA contains the following:
- the LOC138382903 gene encoding olfactory receptor 2AJ1-like — translation MGHKNQTSSSDFTLLGLFSSSQTSLISFLFIFVIFVVAVAENTLMILLIRSDSRLHTPMYFLLSHLSSMDILHISNIVPKMLANFLSGSKTISFVGCGFQVFLSLTLLGGECLLLAAMSCDRYVAICHPLRYAILMDDSVSVVMAGGSWFVGTLNSIVHTAYLLHFPFCGSRAIDHFFCEVPAMLKLSCVDTSGYEGGVYVSGIIFLLIPFSVISASYVQILLTVLQMKSSEARKKSFSTCSFHMIVVMMYYGPFIFTYMRPKSYHTPGQDKFLAIFYTILTPTLNPVIYSFRNKDVLGAMKTMLKSNLLHKEMNREKT, via the coding sequence ATGGGACATAAGAATCAAACTTCTAGCAGTGATTTCACGCTTTTGGGATTGTTCTCTTCTTCCCAAACAAGTCTGATCTCCTTCTTgtttatatttgtcatttttgttgtgGCTGTAGCAGAAAACACACTCATGATCCTCCTTATCCGCAGTGACTCTCGACTCCATACTCCAATGTACTTCCTGCTCAGCCATCTCTCCTCTATGGATATCTTACATATTTCCAACATTGTTCCCAAAATGCTTGCTAACTTTCTGTCGGGCAGCAAAACTATTTCATTCGTAGGTTGTGGATTCCAGGTATTTCTGTCGCTCACCCTCCTGGGTGGCGAGTGCCTCCTCCTGGCTGCGATGTCCTGTGATCGCTATGTAGCCATCTGCCACCCACTGCGCTATGCGATCCTCATGGACGACTCCGTCAGTGTTGTCATGGCTGGAGGGTCCTGGTTTGTTGGGACCCTCAACTCCATAGTTCACACGGCTTACTTGCTCCACTTTCCCTTCTGTGGCTCTAGGGCCATTGatcactttttctgtgaagtCCCTGCCATGCTGAAGTTGTCCTGTGTAGACACATCGGGTTATGAAGGAGGAGTTTACGTAAGTGGCATCATTTTCCTGCTGATCCCTTTCTCCGTGATCTCTGCTTCTTATGTCCAGATCCTCCTTACTGTCCTCCAAATGAAATCATCAGAGGCACggaaaaagtcattttccacTTGTTCCTTCCACATGATTGTGGTCATGATGTACTATGGGCCGTTTATTTTTACGTATATGAGACCTAAATCATACCACACTCCAGGCCAGGACAAGTTCCTGGCAATATTCTATACAATCCTCACACCCACACTCAACCCTGTAATCTATAGCTTTAGGAATAAAGATGTTCTGGGGGCAATGAAAACTATGCTCAAAAGTAACCTTCTGCATAAAGAAATGAATAGGGAAAAAACCTGA
- the LOC138382516 gene encoding olfactory receptor 2L13-like has protein sequence MEKWNHTSNDFILLGLFPQNQTGLLLLCLVIIVFFLASVSNLAMIHLIRVDPRLHTPMYFLLSQLSLMDLMCISSIVPKMASNFLSGQKGISFLGCGVQSFLFVTTIGSEGLLLASMAYDRYVAICHPLHYPIRMSNKMCMKMIIGSWTVGSINSLAHTVYTLRIPYCRCRAIDHFFCDIPAMLSLACMDTWGYEYMVFMSTTLFLLLPFLGISASYGRVLFTVYHMRSKEGRKKAFITCSTHLTVVIFYCVPFFYNYLRPKNLRSPAEDKILAVFYTILTPMLNPIIYSLRNKEVLGAMKTVFGIFSSLKE, from the coding sequence atggaaaaatggaatcacacttcaaatgatttcattttgttgGGATTGTTTCCCCAAAACCAAACTGGCCTTCTTCTCTTGTGCCTTGTTATCATCGTATTCTTCCTCGCCTCAGTGAGTAACTTGGCCATGATTCACCTCATACGTGTGGATCCCCGTCTCCACACACCAATGTATTTTCTGCTCAGCCAGCTCTCCCTCATGGATCTGATGTGCATCTCCAGCATAGTCCCCAAGATGGCTTCCAACTTCCTCTCAGGCCAGAAAGGCATCTCCTTCCTGGGATGTGGTGTGCAAAGCTTCCTCTTTGTGACCACGATTGGTTCTGAAGGCTTACTGCTGGCCTCCATGGCCTACGACCGTtatgtggccatctgccacccccTCCATTATCCCATCCGTATGAGTAACAAGATGTGTATGAAGATGATCATAGGATCTTGGACAGTGGGTTCCATCAACTCCTTGGCACACACAGTCTACACCCTCCGTATTCCTTACTGCAGGTGTAGGGCCATCGATCATTTCTTCTGTGATATCCCAGCCATGTTGTCTCTTGCCTGTATGGACACTTGGGGCTATGAGTACATGGTTTTTATGAGCACaaccctctttctccttcttcccttcctgggTATCTCTGCTTCCTATGGCAGGGTCCTATTTACTGTCTACCATATGCGctcaaaagagggaagaaaaaaggccTTCATCACCTGTTCAACACATTTAACTGTAGTGATCTTTTACTGTGTACCTTTTTTCTACAACTACCTTCGGCCCAAGAATCTCCGCTCACCAGCAGAAGATAAGATCCTGGCAGTCTTCTACACCATCCTCACTCCCATGCTAAATCCTatcatctacagcctgaggaataAGGAAGTCCTGGGGGCCATGAAAACAGTGTTTGGGATATTCTCTTCCCTGAAAGAATGA
- the LOC138382517 gene encoding olfactory receptor 2L3 — MEYYNQTSTDFILLGLFPPSRIGLFLFILIVLIFLMALIGNQSMILLILLDAHLHTPMYFLLSQLSLIDINYISTIVPKMASGFLFGNKSISFIGCGVQSFFFLTLGGAEALLLTSMAYDRYVAICFPLHYPVRMSKRVCVLMITGSWIIGSINSCAHTTYALHLPYCQSRAINHFFCDVPAMLTLACMDTWVYECTVFVSTTLFLVFPFIVIACSYGRILLAVYHMHSAEGRKKAYSTCSTHLTVVTFYYAPFAYTYLRPRSLRSPTEDKALAVFYTILTPMLNPIIYSLRNREVMGALRRVSQRICSVKM; from the coding sequence ATGGAGTATTATAATCAGACATCAACTGATTTCATCTTATTGGGGCTGTTCCCGCCATCAAGAATTGGCCTTTTCCTCTTCATTCTCATAGTTCTCATTTTCCTAATGGCTCTAATTGGCAACCAATCCATgatcctcctcatcctcctggaTGCCCACCTCCACACACCCATGTATTTCTTACTTAGTCAGCTTTCCCTCATTGACATCAACTACATCTCCACCATTGTCCCCAAGATGGCTTCTGGGTTTCTGTTTGGAAACAAGTCCATCTCCTTCATCGGATGTGGGGTTCAGAGTTTCTTCTTTCTGACATTAGGAGGTGCGGAAGCACTGCTCCTGACATCTATGGCCTACGATCGTTATGTGGCTATTTGCTTTCCTCTGCACTATCCTGTCCGTATGAGCAAAAGAGTGTGTGTGCTGATGATAACAGGATCTTGGATAATAGGCTCGATCAACTCCTGTGCCCACACTACATATGCACTCCACCTCCCTTATTGCCAATCGAGGGCCATTAATCATTTCTTCTGTGATGTCCCAGCCATGTTGACTCTGGCCTGCATGGACACCTGGGTTTATGAGTGCACAGTGTTTGTGAGCACCACCCtctttcttgtctttccttttattgttaTTGCCTGTTCCTATGGTCGGATTCTCCTTGCTGTCTACCACATGCACTCAGCAGAAGGCAGGAAGAAGGCCTATTCAACCTGTAGCACCCACCTCACCGTGGTGACTTTCTACTATGCTCCTTTTGCTTACACCTACCTACGCCCAAGATCCCTCCGATCGCCAACAGAGGACAAGGCTCTGGCTGTTTTCTACACCATCCTCACCCCGATGCTCAACCCTATCATCTACAGCCTAAGAAACAGGGAGGTGATGGGGGCCCTGAGACGAGTGAGTCAGAGAATCTGCTCTGTGAAAATGTAG